In Pangasianodon hypophthalmus isolate fPanHyp1 chromosome 29, fPanHyp1.pri, whole genome shotgun sequence, one genomic interval encodes:
- the skic2 gene encoding helicase SKI2W isoform X2 — MGCSGKFELLTHPQPGHTPFPPQSTLPHGLPPFSLDLKMEVEKRFLQDPAWMPIHDTTDAFQKFLKLTKRDRQVDSLLHCSLSPLHSGLSVVRDPTTGMLLDFTEVLLEHTGLSAKNSLSMQRQPGPPSESLRGSNTNYPFLPGGMEELTLEQIKKKSELEEDIDFENDLLTVPPGLKAGMNFSNKEANTTKGDVNLLSLLSTFDDIIEPVPEEKERSSGSGEESKLHRTNSLEDLGIKDTLPSPAPAGASSPSKTDGGIQKIREEKKERKWAMPVDITSPCEDFYKRIPNPAFKYPFELDVFQKQAILRLEAHDSVFVAAHTSAGKTVVAEYAIALSQKHMTRTIYTSPIKALSNQKFRDFKNTFGDVGLLTGDVQLNPEASCLIMTTEILRSMLYNGSEVIRDLEWVIFDEVHYINDAERGVVWEEVLIMLPEHVSIILLSATVPNAVEFSEWIGRIKKRPIYVISTVKRPVPLEHYLYTGNSTKTQKELFLLLDATGGFLTKGYYAAVEAKKERTSKHAQSFGTKKVSQSTTPSQDRAVWQTLLNFLSERQQTPVVAFTFSRTRCDENARSLTSLDLTTSVEKNEIHSFFQKSLSRLRGGDRQLPQILLMRDLLKRGIAVHHSGILPILKEVIEMLFSRGLVKVLFATETFAMGVNMPARTVVFDSIRKHDGTGFRNLHPGEYIQMAGRAGRRGLDATGTVIILCKTGVHEMADLHTMMLGKPTLLQSQFRLTYTMILNLLRVEALRVTDMMRRSFSESHRDTQANERRISELKSELSSLPPLDTEGQLSDLLSYYHTLTELRITTEALQQAVMESVNGMKALSVGRVVVVNNAQHFNALAVLLQVSTDSVNRTFTALIICDKGNEEAAGPIQNNREFTHLHNSSLFIPEGPCSHTVQKLKPQDISAITVKTLKVIPERIIDNYNKRQQPRFRLDPPGQAISTATQELLRLAEASPDGIATLDPVNDLHLKGVDVVEGVMRQRVLRDSLKDFHCTHSPTFTEQFARVQERMKLQEELDKLLFLISDQSLTLLPEYHQRIKVLEALNYIDGSGAVQLKGRVACQISSHELLLTELLFENTLSPLAPEESAALLSCLVFTQNTQIEPHIPNTIQEAIDRVLCVAQRIGELQRDCGLSQTVEDFVSQFKFGLTEVVYCWARGMPFAEIAQLTDVQEGTVVRCIQRLDEVLKEVRQAARIVGDSVLGSKMERASLAIRRDIVFTASLYTH; from the exons GTGTTGCTGGAGCACACTGGCTTGTCAGCAAAGAACTCTTTATCAATGCAGCGGCAGCCTGGACCTCCATCTGAGAGCCTGAGAGGCAGCAACACCAACTACCCCTTCCTACCAG GTGGTATGGAGGAGCTGACGTTAGAGCAGATAAAGAAAAAGTCCGAGTTGGAGGAGGACATTGACTTTGAGAATG ATTTACTGACGGTGCCTCCGGGGCTAAAAGCTGGCATGAACTTCAGTAACAAAG AAGCTAACACTACAAAAGGAGACGTGAACCTGCTGTCCCTGCTGTCTACGTTTGATGATATAATTGAACCTGTGcctgaggagaaagagagaagctcAGGAAGTGGAGAGGAGTCCAAACTCCACAGAACTAACAGCCTTGAGGATCTGGGCATTAAG GACACACTGCCATCTCCTGCTCCCGCTGGAGCTTCATCACCGAGCAAGACAGATGGAGGAATACAGAAAatcagagaagaaaagaaggaaaggaagtgGGCTATGCCTGTGGACATCACCTCTCCGTGTGAGGATTTCTACAAACGAATCCCCAATCCTGCTTTTAAG tatcCGTTTGAGCTGGACGTGTTTCAGAAGCAGGCTATCCTCAGGCTTGAGGCTCACGACTCGGTCTTTGTGGCTGCTCACACCTCGGCGGGCAAGACTGTGGTGGCTGAGTACGCCATAGCGCTCTCGCAAAAACACatgaccag AACCATCTACACGTCCCCCATTAAAgctctgtccaatcagaaatTCCGCGACTTTAAGAACACATTTGGTGATGTTGGACTTTTGACTGGAGATGTTCAGCTAAACCCTGAGGCCTCCTGTCTCATCATGACCACTGAAATATTGAG gtcTATGCTGTATAACGGCTCAGAGGTCATTCGGGACCTGGAGTGGGTTATATTCGACGAGGTTCATTACATCAACGATGCCGAG cGGGGTGTTGTGTGGGAGGAAGTGCTCATCATGCTGCCTGAACATGTTAGCATTATTTTGCTCAGTGCTACAGTGCCCAATGCAGTGGAGTTTAGCGAATGGATCGG gCGTATAAAGAAGAGGCCGATCTACGTGATCAGTACAGTGAAGAGACCGGTGCCACTGGAGCACTACCTCTACACAGGAAACAGCACCAAGACTCAGAAAGAGCTCTTCCTCCTGCTGGATGCTACCGGAGGTTTCCTCACCAAAGG GTACTACGCCGCTGTGGAGGCCAAAAAGGAGCGCACCAGTAAACATGCCCAGTCTTTTGGTACGAAGAAGGTGTCACAGAGCACCACACCAAGTCAG gaccGGGCTGTGTGGCAGACGCTGCTCAACTTCCTGTCAGAGAGGCAGCAGACTCCGGTGGTGGCGTTCACCTTCTCACGCACACGCTGTGACGAAAACGCTCGCTCACTCACCTCTCTGGACCTGACCACCTCAGTGGAGAAGAACGAGATCCACTCCTTCTTCCAAAAGAGTCTGAGCAGGCTGAGAGGAGGAGACCGTCAACTCCCTCAG ATCCTGCTGATGAGGGACTTGCTGAAGAGAGGCATTGCCGTGCACCACAGCGGCATCCTGCCGATCCTGAAGGAGGTCATCGAAATGCTTTTCTCTAGAGGCCTTGTAAAA GTTCTTTTCGCCACCGAGACTTTTGCGATGGGTGTAAACATGCCTGCCAGGACCGTAGTGTTCGACAGCATCCGCAAACACGATGGAACTGGATTCAGAAACCTTCAtcctg GTGAGTACATACAGATGGCAGGGCGAGCAGGCAGAAGAGGGCTGGATGCTACAGGCACGGTCATCATCCTCTGCAAGACTGGAGTTCATGAAATGGCGGATCTGCATACGATGATGCTG GGAAAGCCAACGTTGCTGCAGTCCCAGTTCAGGCTGACTTACACCATGATCCTCAACCTGCTGCGAGTCGAGGCTCTCAGAGTCACCGACATGATGCGCAGGAGCTTCTCTGAGAGCCACAGGGACACACAG GCCAATGAGAGGAGGATATCAGAGTTGAAAAGTGAGCTTTCCTCTCTCCCACCTCTTGACACAGAGGGTCAGTTATCTGATCTGCTCTCCTATTACCACACATTGACAGAGCTACGCATAACAACAGAAGCCCTGCAG CAAGCAGTGATGGAGTCAGTGAACGGAATGAAGGCTTTGTCAGTGGGGCGGGTTGTTGTGGTCAACAACGCTCAGCACTTCAACGCCCTGGCTGTCCTCTTACAG GTGTCCACTGACTCTGTGAATCGGACGTTCACTGCCCTCATCATTTGTGATAAAGGGAACGAAGAAGCAGCAGGACCCATACAGAACAACCGGGAGTTCACACACCTTCACAACAGCAGCCTTTTCATCCCAGAGG GTCCCTGCAGTCACACAGTGCAGAAGCTGAAGCCGCAGGACATCTCAGCCATCACAGTTAAGACCCTGAAGGTCATTCCAGAGAGGATTATCGATAACTATAACAAGAGACAGCAGCCCCGCTTCAG ACTGGATCCACCCGGTCAAGCCATTTCCACTGCGACTCAGGAGCTCCTGCGATTGGCTGAGGCCAGCCCAGATGGCATCGCGACCCTCGACCCTGTGAATGACCTCCACCTGAAGGGTGTGGATGTGGTGGAGGGTGTGATGAGGCAGCGAGTCCTTCGGGACAGCCTCAAAGACTTCCACTGCACCCACTCACCCACCTTCACTGAGCAG TTTGCACGTGTGCAGGAGCGGATGAAACTGCAGGAAGAGTTGGATAAACTGCTGTTCTTGATCTCAGATCAGTCACTGACTCTGCTGCCAGAGTACCACCAGAGGATTAAG GTCCTGGAGGCTCTGAATTACATTGATGGTAGCGGAGCGGTGCAGCTGAAGGGTCGAGTGGCGTGTCAGATCAGCAGTCATGAGCTCCTGctcacagagctgctgtttgagAACACACTGAGTCCTCTGGCCCCGGAGGAGAGCGCCGCCCTGCTGTCCTGCCTCGTCTTCACACAGAACACTCAGATAGAACCGCACATCCCCAACACGATCCAAGAG GCAATCGATCGGGTGCTGTGCGTGGCTCAACGTATCGGGGAGCTACAGCGCGACTGTGGCCTCTCTCAGACCGTCGAAGACTTTGTGTCCCAGTTTAAGTTTGGCCTGACTGAGGTGGTGTACTGCTGGGCCAGAGGAATG CCCTTTGCAGAGATCGCCCAGCTGACGGACGTGCAGGAGGGAACGGTGGTGCGCTGCATTCAGAGACTGGATGAAGTTCTGAAGGAGGTTAGACAAGCAGCCCGAATTGTAGGAGATTCGGTTTTGGGCAGCAAGATGGAGAGAGCATCGCTGGCCATTCGCAGAGACATCGTGTTCACGGCATCTCTTTATACGCACTGA
- the skic2 gene encoding helicase SKI2W isoform X1 codes for MEKINLPAPGPDDLPLSLLEMGCSGKFELLTHPQPGHTPFPPQSTLPHGLPPFSLDLKMEVEKRFLQDPAWMPIHDTTDAFQKFLKLTKRDRQVDSLLHCSLSPLHSGLSVVRDPTTGMLLDFTEVLLEHTGLSAKNSLSMQRQPGPPSESLRGSNTNYPFLPGGMEELTLEQIKKKSELEEDIDFENDLLTVPPGLKAGMNFSNKEANTTKGDVNLLSLLSTFDDIIEPVPEEKERSSGSGEESKLHRTNSLEDLGIKDTLPSPAPAGASSPSKTDGGIQKIREEKKERKWAMPVDITSPCEDFYKRIPNPAFKYPFELDVFQKQAILRLEAHDSVFVAAHTSAGKTVVAEYAIALSQKHMTRTIYTSPIKALSNQKFRDFKNTFGDVGLLTGDVQLNPEASCLIMTTEILRSMLYNGSEVIRDLEWVIFDEVHYINDAERGVVWEEVLIMLPEHVSIILLSATVPNAVEFSEWIGRIKKRPIYVISTVKRPVPLEHYLYTGNSTKTQKELFLLLDATGGFLTKGYYAAVEAKKERTSKHAQSFGTKKVSQSTTPSQDRAVWQTLLNFLSERQQTPVVAFTFSRTRCDENARSLTSLDLTTSVEKNEIHSFFQKSLSRLRGGDRQLPQILLMRDLLKRGIAVHHSGILPILKEVIEMLFSRGLVKVLFATETFAMGVNMPARTVVFDSIRKHDGTGFRNLHPGEYIQMAGRAGRRGLDATGTVIILCKTGVHEMADLHTMMLGKPTLLQSQFRLTYTMILNLLRVEALRVTDMMRRSFSESHRDTQANERRISELKSELSSLPPLDTEGQLSDLLSYYHTLTELRITTEALQQAVMESVNGMKALSVGRVVVVNNAQHFNALAVLLQVSTDSVNRTFTALIICDKGNEEAAGPIQNNREFTHLHNSSLFIPEGPCSHTVQKLKPQDISAITVKTLKVIPERIIDNYNKRQQPRFRLDPPGQAISTATQELLRLAEASPDGIATLDPVNDLHLKGVDVVEGVMRQRVLRDSLKDFHCTHSPTFTEQFARVQERMKLQEELDKLLFLISDQSLTLLPEYHQRIKVLEALNYIDGSGAVQLKGRVACQISSHELLLTELLFENTLSPLAPEESAALLSCLVFTQNTQIEPHIPNTIQEAIDRVLCVAQRIGELQRDCGLSQTVEDFVSQFKFGLTEVVYCWARGMPFAEIAQLTDVQEGTVVRCIQRLDEVLKEVRQAARIVGDSVLGSKMERASLAIRRDIVFTASLYTH; via the exons GTGTTGCTGGAGCACACTGGCTTGTCAGCAAAGAACTCTTTATCAATGCAGCGGCAGCCTGGACCTCCATCTGAGAGCCTGAGAGGCAGCAACACCAACTACCCCTTCCTACCAG GTGGTATGGAGGAGCTGACGTTAGAGCAGATAAAGAAAAAGTCCGAGTTGGAGGAGGACATTGACTTTGAGAATG ATTTACTGACGGTGCCTCCGGGGCTAAAAGCTGGCATGAACTTCAGTAACAAAG AAGCTAACACTACAAAAGGAGACGTGAACCTGCTGTCCCTGCTGTCTACGTTTGATGATATAATTGAACCTGTGcctgaggagaaagagagaagctcAGGAAGTGGAGAGGAGTCCAAACTCCACAGAACTAACAGCCTTGAGGATCTGGGCATTAAG GACACACTGCCATCTCCTGCTCCCGCTGGAGCTTCATCACCGAGCAAGACAGATGGAGGAATACAGAAAatcagagaagaaaagaaggaaaggaagtgGGCTATGCCTGTGGACATCACCTCTCCGTGTGAGGATTTCTACAAACGAATCCCCAATCCTGCTTTTAAG tatcCGTTTGAGCTGGACGTGTTTCAGAAGCAGGCTATCCTCAGGCTTGAGGCTCACGACTCGGTCTTTGTGGCTGCTCACACCTCGGCGGGCAAGACTGTGGTGGCTGAGTACGCCATAGCGCTCTCGCAAAAACACatgaccag AACCATCTACACGTCCCCCATTAAAgctctgtccaatcagaaatTCCGCGACTTTAAGAACACATTTGGTGATGTTGGACTTTTGACTGGAGATGTTCAGCTAAACCCTGAGGCCTCCTGTCTCATCATGACCACTGAAATATTGAG gtcTATGCTGTATAACGGCTCAGAGGTCATTCGGGACCTGGAGTGGGTTATATTCGACGAGGTTCATTACATCAACGATGCCGAG cGGGGTGTTGTGTGGGAGGAAGTGCTCATCATGCTGCCTGAACATGTTAGCATTATTTTGCTCAGTGCTACAGTGCCCAATGCAGTGGAGTTTAGCGAATGGATCGG gCGTATAAAGAAGAGGCCGATCTACGTGATCAGTACAGTGAAGAGACCGGTGCCACTGGAGCACTACCTCTACACAGGAAACAGCACCAAGACTCAGAAAGAGCTCTTCCTCCTGCTGGATGCTACCGGAGGTTTCCTCACCAAAGG GTACTACGCCGCTGTGGAGGCCAAAAAGGAGCGCACCAGTAAACATGCCCAGTCTTTTGGTACGAAGAAGGTGTCACAGAGCACCACACCAAGTCAG gaccGGGCTGTGTGGCAGACGCTGCTCAACTTCCTGTCAGAGAGGCAGCAGACTCCGGTGGTGGCGTTCACCTTCTCACGCACACGCTGTGACGAAAACGCTCGCTCACTCACCTCTCTGGACCTGACCACCTCAGTGGAGAAGAACGAGATCCACTCCTTCTTCCAAAAGAGTCTGAGCAGGCTGAGAGGAGGAGACCGTCAACTCCCTCAG ATCCTGCTGATGAGGGACTTGCTGAAGAGAGGCATTGCCGTGCACCACAGCGGCATCCTGCCGATCCTGAAGGAGGTCATCGAAATGCTTTTCTCTAGAGGCCTTGTAAAA GTTCTTTTCGCCACCGAGACTTTTGCGATGGGTGTAAACATGCCTGCCAGGACCGTAGTGTTCGACAGCATCCGCAAACACGATGGAACTGGATTCAGAAACCTTCAtcctg GTGAGTACATACAGATGGCAGGGCGAGCAGGCAGAAGAGGGCTGGATGCTACAGGCACGGTCATCATCCTCTGCAAGACTGGAGTTCATGAAATGGCGGATCTGCATACGATGATGCTG GGAAAGCCAACGTTGCTGCAGTCCCAGTTCAGGCTGACTTACACCATGATCCTCAACCTGCTGCGAGTCGAGGCTCTCAGAGTCACCGACATGATGCGCAGGAGCTTCTCTGAGAGCCACAGGGACACACAG GCCAATGAGAGGAGGATATCAGAGTTGAAAAGTGAGCTTTCCTCTCTCCCACCTCTTGACACAGAGGGTCAGTTATCTGATCTGCTCTCCTATTACCACACATTGACAGAGCTACGCATAACAACAGAAGCCCTGCAG CAAGCAGTGATGGAGTCAGTGAACGGAATGAAGGCTTTGTCAGTGGGGCGGGTTGTTGTGGTCAACAACGCTCAGCACTTCAACGCCCTGGCTGTCCTCTTACAG GTGTCCACTGACTCTGTGAATCGGACGTTCACTGCCCTCATCATTTGTGATAAAGGGAACGAAGAAGCAGCAGGACCCATACAGAACAACCGGGAGTTCACACACCTTCACAACAGCAGCCTTTTCATCCCAGAGG GTCCCTGCAGTCACACAGTGCAGAAGCTGAAGCCGCAGGACATCTCAGCCATCACAGTTAAGACCCTGAAGGTCATTCCAGAGAGGATTATCGATAACTATAACAAGAGACAGCAGCCCCGCTTCAG ACTGGATCCACCCGGTCAAGCCATTTCCACTGCGACTCAGGAGCTCCTGCGATTGGCTGAGGCCAGCCCAGATGGCATCGCGACCCTCGACCCTGTGAATGACCTCCACCTGAAGGGTGTGGATGTGGTGGAGGGTGTGATGAGGCAGCGAGTCCTTCGGGACAGCCTCAAAGACTTCCACTGCACCCACTCACCCACCTTCACTGAGCAG TTTGCACGTGTGCAGGAGCGGATGAAACTGCAGGAAGAGTTGGATAAACTGCTGTTCTTGATCTCAGATCAGTCACTGACTCTGCTGCCAGAGTACCACCAGAGGATTAAG GTCCTGGAGGCTCTGAATTACATTGATGGTAGCGGAGCGGTGCAGCTGAAGGGTCGAGTGGCGTGTCAGATCAGCAGTCATGAGCTCCTGctcacagagctgctgtttgagAACACACTGAGTCCTCTGGCCCCGGAGGAGAGCGCCGCCCTGCTGTCCTGCCTCGTCTTCACACAGAACACTCAGATAGAACCGCACATCCCCAACACGATCCAAGAG GCAATCGATCGGGTGCTGTGCGTGGCTCAACGTATCGGGGAGCTACAGCGCGACTGTGGCCTCTCTCAGACCGTCGAAGACTTTGTGTCCCAGTTTAAGTTTGGCCTGACTGAGGTGGTGTACTGCTGGGCCAGAGGAATG CCCTTTGCAGAGATCGCCCAGCTGACGGACGTGCAGGAGGGAACGGTGGTGCGCTGCATTCAGAGACTGGATGAAGTTCTGAAGGAGGTTAGACAAGCAGCCCGAATTGTAGGAGATTCGGTTTTGGGCAGCAAGATGGAGAGAGCATCGCTGGCCATTCGCAGAGACATCGTGTTCACGGCATCTCTTTATACGCACTGA